The Methanofastidiosum sp. nucleotide sequence CGGATTACAAGATGACCTTTTCAATAAGTTGAACAGTGCTACAAAAGGAAACGTTGAGACAAAGATAATGGATAAATGATACGGAGAGATAATATTGGAATTTTTAGTAAAAGACAGATCTATTGTCACGCCAGGTATGGCTATTGCAAAGGGCCCTTTTAGATACGAATATGGAATTGATAAATTCGAGGATACGATAATATCTTCTGTCTTAGGAATAGTTTACATTGAAAACGAAAATGTTAAGGTAGTTCCACTGGAAGGCAAATATATGCCAAAAAGGGGAGACGATGTAATTGGAACGGTTGTAGGCATAAATCCTCTTAGTTGGGATTTAGATATAAATGCTCCTTATTTAGCCAATCTTCATGTCCAAGATGCTTTGAGGTATGTCAAAGATACTTCAAATCTTGAAAGGATATTCAAAGTAGGCGATGTAATATATGCAAATGTGAGAGATGTCGGAGAATCTTCAGACATTGTTTTGCAGTCAAAGGAAAGACCTTATGGCAAAATGAAATGGGGGAGAGTTGTAAAAATTCATGCCACAAGGGTACCCCGAGTAATTGGTAAAAAAGGATCTATGATTAAATTATTGAAGCAAATGACCAAATGTGAGATTATGGTTGGCCAGAATGGCAATATATGGATCAAGGGCGAGAGACAAATGGAAGATGTTGTTGAGAGAGCCATTCTGAAAATTGACAAAGAAGCCCACATACCAGGACTAACAGACAGAATAAAAAAAATACTTGAAGCTGAATTATCAAGATAATATTAGGTGTTATATATGGAGAAAGACATAAAGTTCTTTACTAACGGCAAGAGACTCGATGGACGAGCCGTAGATGAATTGAGAAATATAAAGATTGAAGTTGGAGTTTTCAAAAGAGCAGATGGCTCATCTTACATTGAATGGGGCGGAAATAAGATTTATTGTGCTGTTTATGGCCCAAGAGAAGCTTACCCAAGATTTCTTCAGAAATCTGACAGGGCCATACTGAAGTGCAGATATAATATGGCTTCATTCGCAGTTGAAGAGAGAAAAAGACCAGGCCCAAGCAGAAGGGGGGTAGAAATAGGCAAAGTAACACAAGGTGCATTAGAACCTGCTCTGTTACTAGAAAATTTCCCAAAATGCATGGTTGAGGTTAATATTGAAGTTGTCCAAGCAGACGCTG carries:
- a CDS encoding exosome complex protein Rrp4; amino-acid sequence: MEFLVKDRSIVTPGMAIAKGPFRYEYGIDKFEDTIISSVLGIVYIENENVKVVPLEGKYMPKRGDDVIGTVVGINPLSWDLDINAPYLANLHVQDALRYVKDTSNLERIFKVGDVIYANVRDVGESSDIVLQSKERPYGKMKWGRVVKIHATRVPRVIGKKGSMIKLLKQMTKCEIMVGQNGNIWIKGERQMEDVVERAILKIDKEAHIPGLTDRIKKILEAELSR
- a CDS encoding exosome complex exonuclease Rrp41; the protein is MEKDIKFFTNGKRLDGRAVDELRNIKIEVGVFKRADGSSYIEWGGNKIYCAVYGPREAYPRFLQKSDRAILKCRYNMASFAVEERKRPGPSRRGVEIGKVTQGALEPALLLENFPKCMVEVNIEVVQADAGTRCAGITAASVALANAGIPMKELVPACAAGKVDDKIVLDLCKEEDNYGQADLPLALLPRRNEFSLLQMDGDLSEEQLEEALDLGRKGCLQVYEIQKEALKKKYITEDVSNE